A window of Oncorhynchus masou masou isolate Uvic2021 chromosome 19, UVic_Omas_1.1, whole genome shotgun sequence genomic DNA:
caacAGCAGTCCTGTGGGCAAAACAGCTTGTTTATGAGAAAGGTTGAAGGAGACTGATAAGAATTGTGCAAGCTGACAGGTGGGCCACAACCAGACAAATAATGGCgaggtacaacagtggtgtggAGAACGACATCTCGGGAATGCACATCTCGTCGATCATTGTCATGTATGGGCTATTGAAGCAAACGACCACACCAGGTTCCACttctatcagctaaaaacaagaagaagctgcTCCAGTGGGTacacgatcaccaacactggacaattgagaaGTGGAAAAACACCAcctggaatattttttattttatttaattatttatttttttaacctttattttactaggcaagtcagttaagaacaaattcttattttcaatgcctaggaacagtgggttaactgcctgttcaggggcagaacgacagatttgtaccttgtcagctcagggatttcaacttgcaaccttccggttactagtccaacgctctaaccactaggctaccctgccgccccaaacatGACATGACATCGAGTTTACTTGAGTGGCCTGGTTAGTCCCCAAACCTCAACCCAGTAGAGCATCTTTGGGATGAGACGGAACGGGCTGTTCGTAGCATGAATGTACCTCCACCCAATCCACTGCAACTCGCTGATGCCATCGTGTCAGCATAGACCAACTTTCCTGTGGAACATTTCCAACACCTTTTAGAATGCCCAGAAGAATTTAGGCTGTTCTGGAGCCAAAGGGGGGTCCGAcccagtactagatgggtgtacctaataagtTGGCCGGGCAGCAGACCATTTTCATTAAGCTAGCATATAttattgttttaagatggtcaaacCATGGATCATTTATCTATTTGATCTTGAATTTTAGGACCCATTtaggtataaaaaaatattaaaaaatgatttgataaaatattgaatttggcctttactactatagcacATAGAAATTCATTGAATAAGACATTCATAAAAGACAGTCATAAGGAATATGGTTTTGAAGTGTGTGTCtaatatctaggagatataagaaaccTCAGGAAATATTGTTGttttttggacacatatttaaccccttattttggCACAAAACTACATCCATACTTCAGTttatttgtatgggttaccttcagacgagtcccgtgacaccGTTATGTTTGTGAGGATCTCTCATTTCCATAGAGTGGCACATTATAGTTTGTAAGCCAAACTGTTACAGCCAAACTGTTACATCTGCTGCTACAGACGTTTTTGTGAAAATATCGATTTTTTTACACAGGCCGAGACGCTCAGGTATTTTTTTACACAGGCCGAGACTCTCAGGTTTTTTTTTACACAGGCCAAGACGCTCAGGTATTTTTTTACACAGGCCAAGACGCTCAGGTATTTTTTTACACAGGCCAAGACGCTCAGGTATTTTTTTACACAGGCCGAGACGCTCAGGTATTTTTTTACACAGGCCGAGACTCTCAGGTATTTTTTTACACAGGCCAAGACGCTCAGGTATTTTTTTACACAGGCCGAGACGCTCAGGTATTTTTTTACACAGGCCAAGACGCTCAGGTATTTTTTTTACACAGGCCAAGACGCTCAGGTATTTTTTTACACAGGCCAAGACGCTCAGGTATTTTTTTACACAGGCCAAGACGCTCAGGTATTTTTTTTACACAGGCCAAGACTCTCAAATATTTTCTTTCTATGATGTTCGTGCTTTCAGAGTTGATTGTTAAACTCAAGTTGACTTTTTGTAATTTTGGTGATTTTTTTTCTTGGAATAATTGAACTGTAAATGCATCCcctttctgtactttgctacagtgcattcaaaatATATTCATAAACATTTATAAATGTTTGCGCATTTATTTATGAAGTACCAATAACATTAATTGTATAAGGATGGCgccaaagaacatggctgacgtttacactctcccaaccaattgtgaaattccgttttttttttttgcattttgtgtAGATTATTTTGtaacttattgtgtacataatgttccTGCTaatgtctcttatgaccaaaaataacttatggacatcagaaaagcgattACTCACTGCGGACTGGAAAAAAAcattttcctttaacgagtcttacgagaaggatatcctgctttcactggaacaggcccagatcctgACCTTTTGCATGAAGAAAAGATGCCGGAAAAAGGGACGCAGATCAGGGATCCTTCTGAGAAGCCAGAGGCGAGTGAGTAAACTCCCAATGCCTTCCATTTTCTTTGCTAACGTGCAATCGTTAGAAAATGAAATTGATTACCTactattaagattatcctaccattACCATTATCCTACCATTATTCGTAtctatctatttaccaccacaaagcgaAGCTGGCACAAAGACCGCTCTCAAACAACACTATAAGgtcataagcaaagaagaaaatgctaacccagaagcggcgctcctattggccagggactttaatgcaggcaaacttaaatcggTTTTaacaaatttttaccagcatgtcacatgtgcaaccaggaggaagaaatcctagaccacctttactccacacacagagatgcatacaaagctctcactCGCCCttcatttggaaaatctgaccacaattctatactcctgattcctgcttacaagcaaaaactaaagcaggaagtaccagtgactcgctcaatacggaagtcgtcagatgacgcggatgatACACTACAGGACTCTTTGCTagcatagactggaatatgttccgggattcttccagtggcattgaggaatacaccacctcagtcattgccttcatcaataagtgcattgatgacgttgtccccacagtgactgtacgtacatatccttACCAGAAGccttggattacaggcaacatctgcatcgaGTTAAAGGCTAGAGCCTTTTGCGTGAaggagctgccgctttcaaggagcgggagactaatccggatgcttataagaaatcctgctgtGCCCTCAGACAAACTATCAAACAAGCAAActtcaatacaggattaagattgaatcctactacaccggctctgacgctcgtcggatgtggcagggcttgaaaactattacagactacaaagggaaacccagacgtgagctgcccagtgacgtgaacctaccagacgagctaaatgctttttatgcttgcttcgaggcaagcaacactgaagcatgtacgagagcaccagctgttctggatgactgtgtgataacgctctcgctAGCCGaagtgaacaaaacctttaaacagatcaacattcacaatgccgctgggccagacggattaccaggacttgtACTCAAATCATGctcggaccaactgtcaagtgtctttactgacattttcaacctctccttgatcGAGTCTGTGATacccacatgtttcaagcagtccaccatagtccctgtgcacaaCGAAGTTaaggtaacctgccaaaatgaTTATTGCCCtgtggcactcacgtcggtagccatgaagtgctttgaaaggctggtcatggctcacatccacAGCATCCTCTCGGAcaccccagacccactccaattcgcataccaccccaacagattcacagatgacgcaatctcaatctcaCTCCACACCGCcatttctcacctggacaaaaggaacacctatgtgagaatgctgttcatcaactacagctcagcattcaacaccttagtgcccacgaagctcatcactaagctaaggactctgggactaaaaacgtccctctgcaactggatcctggacttcctgacaggccacccccaggtggcaacaacacgtctgccacgctgatccttaacactgtttaacacttttttttaatgaaatctgtttaacacttttttggttaatacatgattccatatgtgctatttcacagttttgtcttcactattattatactattattattatacaatttagaaaatagtacaaaatgaagaaaaaccctgaaatgagtaggtgtgtccaaacttttgactggtagtgtatatattacaAAAACAATTATTAGGGACTGGAAATTATAAGATGCTGCCATGTGTGGAATTATAGGTGGCTCGtttaccatgtcttgttttgaggtgttttgactaaTTTCATGTCaattcactagctagctaaccaacaactgtaattatgtatttgagagacaacaagtgcaattctatttatgttttcaataaacatttgtaGACAAAATATAGTTtgcatgttgtcaacaatctaagccaacacCGTCTGTTTTGTTGCTAACCAACCAACACATTTATAAGCTCATCAAAAACAAAGATACAATTCCTGAAGTGCTGTTGTTCATCCTCTTTCTTACACTCTTAGGCCTACTGGTggatgtcacaccctggccttagttatatttgttttctttattattttgttaggtcagggtgtgacatgggggatttatgtgctctgtcttgtctaggtttttttgtatgtttatggagctatttcctttctaggtagttttgtatgtttatgtggctgtttcctttctaggtagttttgtatgtttatggggctgttacCTGTCTAGGTAAATTGTATGTCTATGgctgcctagattggttctcaattagaggcagctgtctatcgttgtctctgattgggaaccatatttctgCAGctatattctttgggtattttgtgggtggttgtttcctgtgtctgtgccacatgggactgttttcggtttttcacgtttcttgttttgtagttgtgttcatgttgagttttcctattaaaaccatggacacttaccacgctgcgttttggtccgatccttgtttcacctcttcagaagaagaggaaatctgccgtgacaGTGGAAGAGTTTTGGAAGTTTTTATGCTTAAAGACAAATTCCAGAAAAATAggttataatttaaaaaaagaattTATCTCCTATAGCTTCTTTATGCCTGTTGACTGCTACAGCTAATAAAATTCACAATAAGAGGTTGTCTGCCCTGCTTCCATACATACAAAGAATGGCAATTCTGACACATTTAAATTTTAGTtacttagcagacactcttatccagagcgacttatagtTAGGGAATTCATCTTAATGTCACGGTTGTTAGAATGgacggaccaaggcacagcgtgaatagagttccacatcttttattTAGTGAAacttaaacaaaacaataaacaaacaacgaCCGTGAAGTAATGTAGTGCTACAAAACActaacacaaaacaatatcccacaaatgcAGTAGGGAACATGGACacctttaacctctagcgtcgagcaatcccgtatccgggagcgtaatcatagcctcaagctcattaccataatgcaacgtttcctattcatgaaaatcgcaaatgaaatgaaataaatatattgaaacacaagcttagccttttgttaacaacactgtcatctcagattttcaaaatatgctttaaccaaagctacacaagcatttgtgtaagaatattgatagcctagcatagcattaagtctagcattcagcaggcaacattttcacaaaaacaagaaaagcattcaaataaaatcctttacctttgaagaacttcggatgttttcaatgacgagactctcagttagatagcaaatgttaattttttccaaaaggattatttgtgtaagagaaatagctccgtttggttcatcacgtttggctaagaaaaaaaaaaaaaaaatgcagtcaacacaacgccaaacttttttccaaattatctccataatatcgacagaaacatggcaaacgttgtttaaaatcaatcctcaaggtgtttttcacaatttTATTCGATGAAAAATCATTCCTGGCAGCCGGTTTCTCATCCgaggcaaacggaaaaatactgcagctgcatattacgcaataattgcgacggaggacaccaagcgaccacctggtagatgtagtatcttatggtcaatcttccagtGATATGCCTACAagtacgtcacaatgctgcagacaccttggggaaaacgtggaaaaggtaagctgactcctagctcctccacagccatataaggagtcattgccatgaggcggtttcaaaaaatgcggcacttcctgattgtatttttatctgttttttttctgtaacatcagttctgtggcactcactgacaatatctttgcagttttggaaacgtgttttctttccaaagctgtcaattatatgcatagtcgagcatcttttcgtgacatcttttcgtgacaaaatatcttgtttaaaacgggaacgtttttcatccaaaaattaaaatagtgccccctatatccaagaagtatgattcccaattagagacaacgataatcagctgcctctaattgggaaccatactcaatCCCATACATAGAAATAAATCgactagaacaccccctagtcacgccctgacctacaacaccatagagaaccaagggctctctatggtcagggtgtgacacttaaGATAAACAGGTGGGactaccacatatcacaggcatagaaagtacatagttaggaaaaggagggagggggttCAAGTGCTGgttaaagtatatatttttaaattgtaGGGAGGAGTTCGAGGTGAGGATGACGATTATGTAAGATACTGTTTTAGCAAACATTTCACAAGATAACTGATTTAGCAAACAATTAACTTCATAATTACCAGCTGATGGTAGGTAAATTGAATTCATCTAGTTGAAAATGCAAATAACGACCTAAAACTAAAGATATTATCCAGTCTAGATAGCTATTTACCTATCATTTCattgtggctagctagctagctaacagcctgTGTGTCCCTGTCGCATAGCATGCTAATCGATTAACATTTGCACCACAGTGGCTATTTTCAGTAGTTAACATGAGACACTGACAAACATGACAAAGATTATAATCATGTCATGCATGGCTTAGCACATCAGCAATCAAGATTAAcccaactaacgttagctagttagcggCCAGCAGAATGCAGCTGGCCAGCTAATGTGACTGCACTGTCACGACCAAATACCCAACCTGAGCAATTGTAATGAGTACTAAGAAGAAGAGGGAGCCATTGCTCAGCGACATCTGCTGCTTATGAGGACAGGAATGGAGCGTAGATATTGTACACCAAATGGATATTACGGAAAGCAGAGTGGATATTAGACATCCTTGGGGAACAGAAATAGATAGGTATCCGAAATTATTTTGTTGTAAAGCCAAATTTCAAAGACCCAAAAGTCTGCAGCTTTATTGTGTCAAGGTCTTTCCAGaaactttctctctctgacaTACTCAaaaatgcgtcccaaatggcaccctactccctatttaaagcacaacttttgaccagggcatagGGCTCTGgaagaaagtagtgcactatatctggAATAGTGTTTCATTTGGAATGCAACCTCTATCTCTGAAGTGCATCATCATCAGGTGTGCTAGCTGTAACAGATCAGTCCTCCAGTCCATAGTCCAATCAAAGGCTCTTACAGGCTTCTCACACTCCCTCTTTCAGCCTCACACACTGACACTTGCGCTTTATAAAAAATCCATAAAGCTTTAGAATGATATGATTGGTTTCAACAGTGCTGATTTGATGTGGCGGAGTCCTGTTTCCACATACACATtccactgacacacagagagccGAGCATGGCTATGGCTCTCACTGTACTTGTAGAGGAACATGAAAACATCAGGGCTTTCCCTCTCTGAAAGCAGATGACTAGTGGTTGAAGTTACATATGCAGATGGAGAGGCGTGTGTTTCACTGATAGGTGCAGTCAGGTGGATCGCGCATCAGCCAAGCTACTATACACATTATACATAACAACCATGGATGGATACAGTAATCATAAGGAGACATCCACTCACTAAACTCACTGACTGTGTGGCAGTAACTCTTTAGAATTCCCTTTCTGGAGGAGAAAAAAAACAGTTTACCTGTAATTACATAAAAGAAATCATTAAAATCATTGGAATCGGAAAAATAAAAACGTAATATATTTCTCATGAATTTCTTGTCAGAACACCAACGCAGTGGTGAACCTTTGGGTTTCTTTATCGAGATCAAATCTCCACTGaggtatttgatttgattatgaaACAGCTCCTTTTTCAAGATTTGATCAGAGAATGCTTGATGTTGTTTGCTCCCCTGCATAGAGAGTATACCGTTTCTTTCTGTAATTCATGCATTGTACTCAGGGCTCTCAAGTCCAAGTGTAATTGTTTTTATCTTATCAGCTGTGGTTCAGGCCAGGGCCCAGccttatcccctctcctctctgtccccgtgTTCAATATTTATAGAGAGCGGTTGAGCTGGGCTGGCCGCTGCAGACTTACATGTTATTCCTGTCACTGATTTTAAAAAATTGTGCCAGACCTACAAGCCATCACCCAGTCTGGTATGCATTATCCCAAAATAAAGCAGACCCAATTTAACCAACCTGGCCCCTCTAACCTTTTGACTTGACTTGTGAATGTTGAATTGGAAGGAGATATTTTTTCCCCGAACCTCGTCACAACCTCAGAAAATTGACTTTTCGTGTTCAAGGCAGACACTGAGACATTTAAGACCGGCAGGAGACCAGGCGGCTGTGGACGATCCCGGATGAAAAGTTAATGTGCCCTAATgctctaaatagggaataggggccatttgggatacatTCCAAATCTATgtgagagggaacagaggggtGAAGCCCACCCGGACAGGGtctaatccaaaacacacagatgTTTTCTTTTCACTTCTTCTGATAaatcccccaccaccaccattgcTCTCTACTCCTTGCACCCCATTTATATGCTATCTGAGGGACAAAAGGGTGACTGAACAATACACCCCCCCATAGCCCCCTCCGGACCCCCAGCCCAATCCTGCGCTGGGAGAAATGAGGGCTAcatctatatagtgcactatttttgacctgggcccatacgGCTATGGTCTAAATGAATGCACTGTAATaataaatagggtgccatttggaattcaGCCcagctctcccatctcctctctcctctctccatccctctctctatcctctattttttccctccccctctcctctctccccctctctctatcctctattttctccctccccctctcctctctcccctctccctctatcctctcctctctcccctctccctctatcctctcctctctaccctctccctctatcctctcctctctaccctctccctctatcctctcctctctaccctctccctctattctctcctctctaccctctccagtCATGAATGACCAGCACATTCCTCTCCTGCCAGATGCATGGGGACGGGGGCTCCAGAGAATGGAGACCAGACCAGCCCACCCACTCCCTCCGCAGTGCTTCATCACTCAACCAGCCCTGTGCTACTGCCCTATAGGCCctacacacatcactctctgcatcccaaatggcacaggGGGTGCACTCTCACAGGGTGAGAACATGGGAGTCTGGGCAGGGTGAGAACAggtgggtctgagcagggtgaGAACATGTGAGTCTGGGCAGGGTGAGAACTGGTGCGTCTGGGCAGGGTGAGAactggtgggtctgggcagggtgagaaCTGGTGCGTCTGGGCAGGGTGAGAactggtgggtctgggcagggtgagaacatgtgggtctgggcagggtgagaaCTGGTGCGTCTGGGCAGGGTGAGAactggtgggtctgggcagggtgagaactggtgggtctgggcaggttgagaactggtgggtctgggcagggtgagaactggtgggtctgggcagggtgagaactggtgggtctgggcagggtgagaactggtgggtctgggcaggttgagaactggtgggtctgggcagggtgagaactggtgggtctgggcagggtgagaactggtgggtctgggcagggtgagaactggtgggtctgagcagggtgagaactggtgggtctgggcagggtgagaactggtgggtctgggcagggtgagaaCAGGTGGGTCTGAGCAGCGTGAGAactggtgggtctgggcagggtgagaactggtgggtctgggcagggtgagaactggtgggtctgggcagggtgagaaCATGTGAGTCTGGGCAGGGTGAGAactggtgggtctgggcagggtgagaacatgtgggtctgggcaggttgaGAACATGTGAGTCTGGGCAGGGTGAGAactggtgggtctgggcaggatGAGAACATGTGAGTCTGGGCAGGGTGAGAACATGTGAGTCTGGGCAGGGTgagaacaggtgggtctgggcagggtgagaactggtgggtctgggcagggtgagaaCTGGTGGGTCTGGGCAAGGTGAGAAAATGTGAGTCTGGGCAGGTTGAGAACATGTGAGTCTGGGCAGGTTGAGAacatgtgggtctgggcagggtgagaactggtgggtctgggcagggtgagaactggcgggtctgggcagggtgagaacatgtgggtctgggcagggtgagaactggtgggtctgggcaggttgagaactggtgggtctgggcagggtgataactggtgggtctgggcagggtgagaacatgtgggtctgggcagggtgagaactggcgggtctgggcagggtgagaaCTGTTGGTCTGGGCAGGTTGAGAactggtgggtctgggcagggtgagaactggtgggtctgggcagggtgagaactggtgggtctgggcagggtgagaactggtgggtctgggcagggtgagtTCTGGTTGGTCTGGGCAATGTGAGAACTGGTGGGTCTGGGCAAGGTGAGAactggtgggtctgggcagggtgagaactggtgggtctgggcagggtgagaacatgtgggtctgggcagggtgagaaCTGGTGGGTCTGGGCAAGGTGAGAactggtgggtctgggcagggtgagaaCATGTGGGTCTGGGCATGGTGAGCACTggtgggtctgagcagggtgagaacatgtgggtct
This region includes:
- the LOC135505645 gene encoding uncharacterized protein LOC135505645, translated to MFSPCSDPHVLTLPRPTSSHLAQTHQFSPCPDPPVLTLPRPTCSHPAQTHLFSPCPDSHVLTLPRPTSSHLAQTHQFSPCPDPHVLTLLRPTSAHHAQTHMFSPCPDPPVLTLPRPTSSHPAQTHMFSPCPDPPVLTLPRPTSSHLAQTHQFSHCPDQPELTLPRPTSSHPAQTHQFSPCPDPPVLTLPRPTSSQPAQTNSSHPAQTRQFSPCPDPHVLTLPRPTNPPVLTLPRPTSSHPAQTHMFSTCPDSHVLNLPRLTFSHLAQTHQFSPCPDPPVLTLPRPTCSHPAQTHMFSPCPDSHVLILPRPTSSHPAQTHMFSTCPDPHVLTLPRPTSSHPAQTHMFSPCPDPPVLTLPRPTSSHPAQTHQFSRCSDPPVLTLPRPTSSHPAQTHQPTSSQPAQTHQFSPCPDPPVLTLPRRTSSHPAQTHMFSPCPDPPVLTLPRRTSSHPAQTHQFSPCPDAPVLTLPRLTCSHPAQTHLFSPCPDSHVLTL